From a single Nostoc edaphicum CCNP1411 genomic region:
- a CDS encoding IS630 family transposase — MPAKNHLSQEQKERLLKTLKEHENPYVREKILILLLMNDGKTYQEISKFLDIAYPTVAYWAVHGDPDNLESFLDGRREGNFRKVTKEYEDLLLEIIEKEPLEYGYEFGRWTAARLATYLEKITGIKLSGSQVGRILERKKYVYLWAKYSLEDKQNPEMRKAFKEKLSEYLRITKEAPERLQVWFWDESGFSLRVIRRKNWGKKGTRKQITGQRRRGRVNIMGGLRYHDKKRMNFVIKKGNADVFYEQLQSLNNFLLQEWIEQGNRIETFNKCSAKIVIILDNASFHKRKDILVRIKAEMPNIILEFLPPYSPDYNLIELVWHSAKEYIAHRLFESVSQLEELLNKLLNEGGLIIKWERKIKNKGNAVY; from the coding sequence ATGCCAGCAAAAAATCATCTTTCCCAAGAGCAGAAGGAAAGGCTACTAAAAACGCTAAAAGAGCATGAAAATCCCTACGTAAGAGAAAAGATTCTGATTTTATTATTAATGAATGATGGAAAAACTTATCAAGAGATTAGTAAGTTTTTAGATATTGCATATCCAACAGTAGCATATTGGGCAGTTCACGGCGATCCAGATAACCTAGAAAGTTTTTTAGATGGAAGAAGAGAAGGGAACTTCCGCAAAGTTACCAAAGAATATGAGGATTTATTATTAGAAATAATTGAAAAAGAGCCACTAGAGTATGGGTATGAATTTGGTCGTTGGACAGCAGCAAGACTAGCTACATACCTCGAAAAGATAACAGGAATTAAGTTAAGTGGTTCACAAGTTGGGAGAATATTAGAGCGAAAAAAGTACGTTTACCTTTGGGCAAAATACAGCCTAGAGGACAAACAGAATCCTGAAATGCGTAAGGCATTTAAAGAAAAATTGTCAGAATACTTAAGAATAACAAAGGAAGCCCCAGAGCGTTTACAGGTATGGTTTTGGGATGAGAGTGGATTTAGTTTAAGAGTGATAAGAAGAAAAAACTGGGGTAAGAAAGGTACAAGGAAACAAATCACAGGTCAAAGAAGAAGAGGAAGAGTAAATATTATGGGAGGGTTACGTTATCACGACAAGAAGAGAATGAATTTTGTGATTAAAAAAGGAAATGCCGATGTATTTTATGAGCAGCTTCAATCTTTGAATAATTTTCTATTGCAAGAATGGATAGAGCAAGGAAATAGAATTGAGACTTTCAATAAATGTTCTGCGAAAATAGTGATTATCTTAGATAATGCCAGCTTCCATAAAAGAAAAGATATTTTAGTTCGTATCAAGGCAGAAATGCCAAATATTATCCTGGAATTTCTACCACCTTATAGTCCAGATTATAATTTGATTGAATTGGTTTGGCATTCAGCAAAAGAATATATAGCTCATAGATTGTTCGAGTCAGTATCACAGCTAGAAGAGTTGTTAAATAAATTGTTAAATGAAGGAGGTCTTATTATTAAATGGGAACGCAAAATTAAAAATAAAGGTAATGCTGTTTATTAA
- a CDS encoding cation diffusion facilitator family transporter yields MLSLQWCGCEDDSVKIFNNQQKAKVLWITVGLLAVFFIAEWSVGLWSKSLSLQADAGHILSDITALAISLLASFLAQQPAKKKATFGNQRIEVLAALLNGLGLLAIATFIIQEAIQRWQHPATILGLPMLGIAVLGLIVNLLNITLLHPHTHNDLNLRGALLHVIADTASSVGVIIAALAVHLWDWWWADVAISLVVATFTGLSAFPLVQESLKIFLEYAPESIDPVEVEISLQSFPGVVQVEKLHIWTLSLNKVMLCANLTVECTTIQERDRLLNKLENHIRKTFQIAEITLQLTSYKNPSILPKHPLFNQDLVLMLSANKTH; encoded by the coding sequence ATGCTTTCACTTCAATGGTGTGGATGTGAAGATGATTCGGTAAAAATATTTAATAATCAGCAAAAAGCCAAAGTTTTGTGGATAACAGTAGGTTTACTTGCTGTTTTTTTTATTGCTGAGTGGAGTGTGGGCTTATGGAGTAAAAGTTTATCATTACAAGCGGATGCAGGGCATATTCTATCGGATATTACAGCCTTGGCAATATCGCTACTTGCTAGTTTTTTAGCACAGCAACCAGCTAAGAAAAAAGCAACCTTTGGAAATCAGCGGATCGAAGTTTTAGCAGCTTTGTTGAATGGATTAGGTTTACTTGCGATCGCAACTTTTATCATACAGGAAGCAATTCAACGCTGGCAACATCCAGCAACAATTTTGGGCTTACCAATGTTAGGGATTGCCGTCTTAGGTTTAATCGTCAATTTGCTCAATATTACTTTGCTTCATCCCCACACTCACAACGATTTAAATCTGCGCGGAGCTTTGCTTCATGTCATTGCTGATACTGCTAGTTCTGTTGGCGTAATTATAGCTGCTTTAGCAGTTCATCTTTGGGATTGGTGGTGGGCAGATGTTGCTATTAGTTTAGTAGTTGCAACTTTTACGGGTCTAAGTGCTTTCCCTTTAGTACAAGAAAGTTTAAAGATTTTTTTGGAGTATGCACCGGAATCAATCGACCCTGTTGAGGTGGAAATATCTCTCCAATCTTTTCCTGGTGTTGTGCAAGTAGAAAAACTCCACATCTGGACACTTAGCTTAAATAAGGTAATGCTTTGTGCCAATTTGACAGTTGAATGTACAACTATCCAAGAACGCGATCGCTTACTCAATAAGTTGGAAAATCACATCCGAAAAACTTTTCAAATTGCTGAGATAACTTTGCAGCTAACCAGCTATAAAAATCCTTCAATACTACCAAAACATCCTTTATTTAATCAAGATTTAGTTTTAATGTTGTCTGCTAACAAAACACATTAG
- a CDS encoding alkaline phosphatase, producing MISFLQKYKRFLALTMAGLLCTALLIFGNSVFQPTLAAGNGVNVIIMIGDGMGWEMARAAAVAKGAPFYTSGKGSGLSFQKLTGYGLVTTYGTTIQGNTPANPTDQPHLTGNSALDNSNPLTGASPVRPNFSFQPTPFNPGNRVDGNSLASGNLAGYDISKGGPLPWVPLTPANPGTYDKDYIKYSYPDSANTATTLYTGVKSFNNAMGVDIYEKRLKTILEIAKENSKSTGLVTSVPISHATPGAAASFVNRRSKYDSVYDPSKSNQDSILQQTLLNFQPNVLLGGGHPKDLENRDIASTADGVLKYTYITEDTYQHLKNNPTSNRYGYTFLERGPNATATLLNTAAKIDPNKGEKLFGLYGARGQNGNLPASSSKGDYSLTGLDTFTLYSSVVRGGGTPATCPSGKIITGTAGDCVPVIDAAGNPIAPNAPAPDTVRPLAPGETDASFITKEINENPTLADLTKAALTVLGKDKDGFWLMVEGGDVDWAAHDNNMDNLIGTMNDFDKSVQEVITWVENHGGWSKNLLLVTADHDHYLTLNNDFASKLTPNPDPNKAKGLKYNAKDITFVKHNPTDAGHFWGSDPNYKYLWGSHSRRVVPVYYQGAYASALTRSLGQGFQITDSSGTYTVPGVRGVVDQSHIFQAMKTAMGVGKASRREAPPSAIASP from the coding sequence ATGATTTCATTTTTGCAAAAGTACAAGCGATTTCTAGCCTTAACTATGGCTGGCTTGCTCTGTACTGCTCTGCTGATATTTGGTAATTCTGTTTTTCAGCCCACCCTGGCTGCTGGTAATGGAGTTAACGTAATTATCATGATTGGCGATGGTATGGGTTGGGAGATGGCACGAGCCGCAGCCGTCGCCAAAGGTGCGCCTTTTTACACTAGTGGTAAAGGCTCTGGTCTTAGTTTCCAAAAGCTAACTGGATATGGATTGGTAACTACTTACGGCACAACAATTCAGGGAAATACACCAGCCAATCCAACAGATCAGCCTCATCTAACAGGTAACTCTGCTCTAGATAACTCTAATCCACTCACAGGTGCAAGTCCTGTTCGTCCCAACTTCTCATTCCAGCCGACTCCTTTTAATCCTGGTAATAGAGTTGATGGCAATAGTTTAGCGAGTGGAAATCTGGCGGGTTATGACATCAGTAAAGGTGGCCCTCTTCCTTGGGTTCCTCTGACCCCTGCAAATCCTGGTACTTATGACAAAGATTACATTAAGTACAGTTATCCTGACTCTGCTAATACCGCTACAACTCTTTACACGGGAGTAAAGAGCTTCAACAACGCGATGGGGGTAGACATTTACGAGAAGAGATTGAAAACTATCCTGGAAATTGCTAAGGAAAATAGTAAGTCTACAGGCTTGGTAACTTCTGTACCTATTAGCCACGCAACGCCTGGTGCTGCTGCTTCTTTCGTAAATCGTCGTAGCAAATACGATAGTGTTTACGACCCTAGCAAGAGTAACCAAGACAGCATTTTGCAACAGACATTGCTGAACTTTCAGCCTAATGTGTTGTTGGGTGGCGGTCATCCTAAAGACCTTGAAAATAGAGATATTGCAAGTACTGCTGATGGCGTCTTGAAATATACGTACATTACAGAAGACACTTACCAACATTTGAAGAATAACCCTACGTCAAATCGTTACGGTTATACCTTTTTGGAACGTGGCCCAAATGCAACTGCGACACTGCTAAACACGGCTGCTAAAATCGACCCAAATAAGGGAGAGAAATTATTTGGTCTGTATGGTGCCCGTGGACAAAACGGCAACCTTCCTGCTAGTTCTTCTAAGGGAGATTACAGCTTAACAGGCCTAGACACCTTCACCCTCTATAGCTCTGTTGTTAGAGGCGGTGGAACTCCAGCAACCTGCCCATCCGGTAAGATAATTACTGGTACTGCTGGGGATTGTGTTCCTGTCATCGATGCAGCTGGTAATCCCATCGCTCCTAATGCTCCTGCACCCGATACTGTTCGTCCTTTGGCTCCTGGTGAAACCGACGCTAGCTTTATCACTAAAGAAATTAACGAAAATCCAACTTTGGCTGATCTGACCAAAGCAGCTTTAACCGTTTTAGGTAAAGACAAAGATGGCTTCTGGCTGATGGTTGAGGGAGGTGATGTAGACTGGGCTGCTCATGACAACAACATGGATAACCTGATTGGTACCATGAATGATTTTGATAAGTCAGTTCAGGAGGTCATTACTTGGGTAGAAAATCATGGTGGTTGGAGTAAGAATCTACTACTAGTTACTGCTGACCATGATCACTATCTAACTTTGAATAATGACTTTGCCTCTAAATTGACTCCTAATCCTGACCCAAATAAGGCTAAAGGCTTGAAGTATAACGCCAAGGACATCACTTTCGTCAAGCACAATCCTACTGATGCTGGTCATTTCTGGGGGTCTGATCCAAATTACAAATATCTTTGGGGTAGCCATAGCCGTCGGGTTGTACCTGTTTACTATCAGGGCGCTTACGCATCAGCTCTGACGCGATCGCTAGGACAAGGCTTCCAGATTACAGATAGCTCTGGTACTTACACTGTACCTGGTGTTCGGGGTGTGGTTGACCAAAGTCATATCTTCCAGGCTATGAAAACTGCGATGGGCGTTGGCAAAGCCTCTCGGAGAGAAGCCCCGCCTTCGGCGATCGCAAGTCCGTGA
- a CDS encoding PEP-CTERM sorting domain-containing protein gives MTDSIFQKLAAATVRTALIFSLGEAIPAQAAALTYNFSNDDKTLIGTFSFDQAAAADDQEVTIAEGLKISATFGGQLYTEADDPLASVFTDFSGTILNEAGLGLYFTPGTFNVFRESFINLNDSTDAGVQTVTYTSTSVPEPSLMLGLSVFGLGLFLGKKTVSSKPSSTKA, from the coding sequence ATGACTGACTCCATCTTCCAGAAGTTAGCAGCTGCAACGGTAAGAACTGCTTTGATTTTTTCGTTAGGCGAGGCTATCCCCGCCCAAGCAGCAGCCCTAACTTATAATTTTTCTAATGACGATAAAACTCTCATAGGCACTTTTTCATTCGACCAAGCAGCAGCAGCAGACGATCAAGAAGTAACGATCGCCGAAGGTTTAAAGATTTCTGCTACCTTTGGTGGACAGTTATACACTGAAGCTGATGATCCTTTAGCCTCAGTTTTCACCGATTTTTCGGGAACAATTTTGAACGAAGCGGGGTTAGGGTTGTATTTTACACCTGGCACTTTTAACGTCTTCCGCGAAAGTTTTATCAATTTGAATGATTCAACTGACGCAGGTGTTCAGACCGTTACTTACACAAGCACTAGCGTTCCAGAACCAAGTTTGATGCTTGGATTGTCTGTGTTCGGGTTGGGTTTATTCTTGGGTAAAAAGACAGTATCTTCTAAACCATCAAGCACAAAAGCTTAA
- a CDS encoding argininosuccinate synthase: MGRAKKVVLAYSGGVDTSVCIPYLKQEWGVEEVITLAADLGQGDELEPVREKALKSGASESLVADVKDSFVKDYAFGAIQANALYENRYPLGTALARPLIAKILVETAEKYGADAIAHGCTGKGNDQVRFDVSVTALNPNIKILAPAREWGMSREETIAYGEKFGIPSPVKKSSPYSIDKNLLGRSIEAGLLEDPSFEPPEEIYEMTKAIADTPNQPEYIEIGFHRGIPTTINGIAKKPVELIEELNQVIGNHGIGRIDMIENRLVGIKSREIYESPAMLVLIQAHRDLESLTLTADVTHYKRGIEETYSQIVYNGLWYSPLKVALDAFIQKTQERVSGTVRVKLFKGNSTIVGRSSDNSLYTPDLATYGAEDQFDHKAAEGFIYVWGLPTRIWSQQVRG; this comes from the coding sequence ATGGGTCGCGCCAAAAAGGTTGTCCTGGCATATTCTGGTGGAGTGGATACTTCTGTTTGCATCCCTTACCTCAAGCAGGAGTGGGGTGTGGAAGAGGTGATTACCCTAGCAGCAGATTTAGGTCAGGGAGATGAATTAGAGCCAGTTCGAGAAAAAGCTCTGAAATCGGGTGCAAGTGAATCACTTGTGGCGGATGTCAAAGACAGCTTCGTTAAAGATTACGCCTTTGGAGCGATTCAAGCCAATGCCCTCTATGAAAATCGTTATCCTCTCGGAACCGCTCTTGCTCGTCCACTGATTGCTAAGATATTAGTAGAAACAGCTGAAAAATATGGTGCTGATGCGATCGCTCACGGTTGCACCGGTAAAGGTAACGATCAGGTTCGCTTTGATGTCTCTGTAACTGCGCTCAACCCCAACATAAAGATTCTCGCACCAGCTAGAGAATGGGGAATGAGCCGTGAGGAAACGATCGCTTATGGTGAGAAGTTTGGTATCCCCTCACCAGTCAAAAAATCTTCTCCCTACAGTATTGATAAGAATTTGCTCGGTCGTAGCATTGAAGCTGGTTTACTCGAAGATCCTTCATTTGAGCCACCAGAAGAAATTTATGAGATGACCAAAGCGATCGCTGATACTCCGAACCAGCCAGAGTACATCGAAATTGGTTTCCACCGTGGTATTCCCACAACCATCAACGGTATAGCTAAAAAGCCAGTTGAACTAATTGAAGAACTCAATCAGGTGATAGGAAATCACGGTATCGGCCGGATTGATATGATTGAAAACCGTCTGGTAGGTATTAAATCGCGGGAAATCTACGAATCTCCCGCGATGTTGGTGCTAATTCAAGCACATAGGGATTTAGAAAGCTTGACTTTGACGGCAGATGTCACCCATTACAAGCGTGGGATTGAAGAAACTTACAGCCAAATCGTTTATAACGGTTTGTGGTATAGTCCGCTAAAAGTTGCACTAGATGCCTTTATTCAAAAGACACAAGAGCGAGTCTCTGGAACTGTGCGAGTGAAGTTGTTCAAGGGCAACTCTACAATAGTTGGGCGTTCGAGCGATAATTCCCTCTATACTCCTGATTTGGCAACTTACGGAGCCGAAGACCAATTTGACCACAAAGCCGCTGAAGGCTTTATCTATGTTTGGGGACTACCAACTCGCATTTGGTCACAGCAAGTTAGAGGTTAG
- a CDS encoding DedA family protein, which produces MSLEVISLENIQEVAHSYGYWAIFLGILLENLGIPLPGETVTLVGGFLAGSDELNFWLVLGDAIMGAVIGGTCGYWIGRVSGWPFLVKVGSIFRISEVRLLTIKDQFSQNAAKAVFFGRFLALLRVFAAPLAGIAEMPFGKFFLYNFLGAVAWASLMVTLAFFAGKIVSLEQLVAWVGQFAIAALLILTALIVVPLWLESRQVKGAAEE; this is translated from the coding sequence ATGTCTTTAGAGGTGATTTCCCTAGAAAATATCCAGGAAGTTGCTCACAGTTACGGGTATTGGGCAATTTTTTTGGGAATTTTGCTAGAAAATTTAGGCATTCCCCTTCCTGGTGAAACCGTAACCTTAGTGGGTGGGTTTCTAGCTGGCAGCGATGAACTAAATTTCTGGCTGGTTCTCGGTGACGCAATCATGGGTGCTGTCATTGGTGGTACTTGTGGCTATTGGATTGGTAGGGTTAGCGGTTGGCCTTTCCTGGTAAAAGTTGGTAGCATTTTTCGGATTTCGGAAGTGCGATTACTGACGATTAAAGATCAATTTAGTCAAAATGCTGCTAAGGCGGTATTTTTTGGACGTTTTCTGGCATTATTACGAGTTTTTGCTGCACCACTAGCTGGTATAGCTGAAATGCCCTTTGGAAAATTCTTTTTATACAACTTTTTAGGAGCAGTTGCTTGGGCTAGTTTGATGGTGACATTAGCTTTCTTTGCTGGCAAAATTGTCTCCCTAGAACAATTGGTTGCTTGGGTGGGTCAATTTGCGATCGCAGCTTTACTGATCCTCACTGCTTTAATTGTTGTGCCCCTGTGGCTCGAATCTCGTCAAGTCAAGGGTGCAGCAGAAGAGTAA
- a CDS encoding STAS domain-containing protein: MALTQELQVILFKPQGSIDLEGGKALSKQMAEVVPQAHQLWVIDLSEVNFMDSSGLVPLVKGLKAARQSGCRLVLCNVQTPVRLILELTQLDTVFEIFHAYEDIFTTVKDNSLVLAG; the protein is encoded by the coding sequence ATGGCTCTTACACAAGAACTTCAAGTGATTTTGTTTAAACCCCAGGGAAGTATAGATTTGGAAGGCGGTAAGGCTCTGAGTAAACAGATGGCTGAAGTAGTGCCTCAAGCTCATCAGCTCTGGGTTATCGACCTATCAGAAGTCAATTTCATGGACAGTTCTGGGTTAGTGCCTTTAGTTAAAGGTTTAAAAGCTGCACGTCAGAGTGGTTGCCGCTTGGTTCTATGCAACGTCCAAACTCCTGTAAGGTTAATTTTGGAACTTACCCAACTAGATACAGTGTTTGAAATTTTTCACGCTTACGAAGATATTTTTACTACCGTTAAAGATAACAGTCTGGTGCTAGCAGGTTAG
- a CDS encoding Npun_F5560 family protein codes for MIQSDTPNIQVLSTEVSQLRQELQLRDQLVQQLSQELFRLVKGNTSFMPQPELERDFTQLHALQEQLQAVEQQVAFYQEQITTRDSEIYQLRQSVQELTDRTRMLEQVVQELPQIYRRKFEERMTPVREKVAMLQRENRQLQAELQSVSYRLALKTRNASHSGIDLPNFPRPASEQANISTPQNA; via the coding sequence GTGATCCAATCTGATACACCCAATATTCAAGTTCTCTCTACGGAAGTATCGCAGCTACGCCAAGAGTTGCAACTTCGCGATCAATTAGTACAACAACTATCTCAAGAACTCTTCCGGCTGGTAAAAGGTAATACTAGTTTTATGCCCCAGCCGGAGCTTGAGCGTGATTTCACCCAGTTACACGCTTTACAAGAACAACTCCAGGCTGTAGAGCAGCAGGTAGCGTTCTACCAAGAGCAAATTACCACTCGTGACTCCGAAATTTACCAATTGCGACAGTCAGTCCAAGAACTCACCGATCGCACTCGGATGTTGGAGCAAGTCGTGCAAGAGTTGCCTCAAATTTACCGTCGGAAGTTTGAGGAGCGGATGACGCCAGTGAGAGAAAAGGTAGCAATGCTACAACGGGAAAACCGCCAACTACAAGCAGAACTGCAAAGTGTGAGTTACCGTTTAGCTCTCAAAACTCGTAATGCTAGTCACAGCGGCATTGATTTACCAAATTTTCCTCGTCCAGCATCCGAACAAGCGAATATTTCAACTCCCCAGAATGCCTAA
- the rpsF gene encoding 30S ribosomal protein S6 encodes MTTSYETMYILRPDLGEEQVEQAITKYQNLLRDQGAEDIQIQNRGKRRLAYEIKKHRDGIYIQLNYGAPATAIAPFERAMRLSEEVIRYLTVKQEIAEEKPPKEEKEKPTKVAATATV; translated from the coding sequence ATGACTACAAGTTACGAAACAATGTACATTCTTCGTCCTGATCTGGGAGAAGAACAGGTAGAGCAAGCAATTACTAAATATCAGAATTTGCTTCGCGATCAAGGCGCCGAGGATATCCAAATTCAAAATCGTGGTAAGCGTCGTCTCGCTTATGAAATCAAAAAACACCGTGATGGCATCTACATCCAGTTAAACTACGGTGCGCCTGCAACTGCGATCGCCCCCTTTGAACGCGCCATGCGCTTGAGTGAAGAAGTGATTCGCTATTTGACCGTTAAGCAGGAAATCGCCGAAGAAAAACCTCCTAAAGAGGAAAAAGAAAAGCCAACTAAAGTAGCTGCAACTGCAACAGTGTGA
- a CDS encoding fumarylacetoacetate hydrolase family protein, with the protein MAQRYVRIQNQEGQIYYGILQLSLNVQVLDAPPWLQGQPTDLTLTPENYQILAPCAPSKIVAVGKNYAEHAAEMGTSVPSEPLIFLKPPTSIIPSEREIKYPPQSQRVDYEGELALVIGDYAFECTPEVAQTKIWGYTIANDVTARDLQKRDGQWTRAKGFDTFCPLGPWIVRELNPGARLQTFVNDDANPVQCACIDQMVFSPDVLVSYISQVMTLLPGDLVLTGTPEGVSALKPGDRVRVEIEGIGRLENTVVAR; encoded by the coding sequence ATGGCGCAGCGCTATGTGCGAATTCAAAATCAAGAAGGACAGATTTATTATGGGATACTCCAACTATCCCTTAATGTCCAGGTGCTAGATGCTCCGCCCTGGTTACAAGGACAACCCACTGATTTGACTTTGACACCAGAAAATTACCAAATTCTGGCTCCTTGTGCTCCCTCAAAAATTGTAGCAGTGGGTAAGAATTATGCAGAACATGCAGCCGAAATGGGAACTTCAGTACCTTCTGAGCCACTAATCTTTCTCAAGCCACCCACGTCGATTATTCCATCTGAAAGGGAAATTAAGTATCCTCCCCAATCACAAAGAGTTGATTACGAAGGAGAGTTAGCACTAGTGATTGGTGATTACGCCTTTGAATGCACACCAGAAGTAGCCCAAACTAAAATTTGGGGCTACACCATTGCCAATGACGTAACAGCGCGGGATTTACAAAAACGGGATGGTCAATGGACGCGAGCTAAAGGTTTTGATACTTTCTGTCCCTTGGGCCCTTGGATTGTGCGGGAATTAAATCCAGGAGCGAGATTGCAGACTTTTGTGAATGACGACGCTAATCCAGTCCAATGTGCCTGTATCGATCAGATGGTGTTTTCGCCTGATGTTTTAGTTTCCTATATCAGTCAGGTGATGACGCTACTACCTGGTGATTTAGTGCTTACAGGTACACCGGAGGGTGTAAGCGCATTGAAACCAGGCGATCGCGTCCGCGTAGAAATTGAAGGTATTGGTCGCCTGGAAAACACCGTAGTGGCTCGTTAA
- a CDS encoding Tic20 family protein produces MSWRGSTTVSDRIFASLPYLLPLVEVFVFGRYLLSEFPPLQLLFLPLVPLLNIYYGVRYAGMIIFFALFLLVVRNEKISHFIRFNTMQAILLDIIIFLFSILTDVVGLVPVGGFAIQTLSTTIFIGIVGAVAYSVIQSVSGRYAEIPAISDAVYMQVR; encoded by the coding sequence ATGTCTTGGCGCGGGTCTACAACGGTTTCAGATCGGATTTTTGCTTCCTTGCCTTATTTGCTTCCTCTAGTTGAAGTTTTTGTATTTGGTAGATATTTGCTCTCAGAATTTCCACCACTACAACTGCTGTTTCTGCCGCTCGTGCCATTGTTAAATATTTACTACGGCGTGCGTTATGCAGGAATGATTATTTTCTTTGCTTTATTTTTGCTGGTAGTGAGAAACGAAAAAATTAGTCACTTTATTCGTTTCAACACCATGCAAGCAATCCTTTTGGACATCATTATCTTTTTGTTTAGCATCCTTACTGATGTTGTGGGGCTAGTTCCCGTTGGTGGTTTTGCAATCCAAACCCTATCCACAACCATTTTTATCGGCATAGTGGGAGCAGTTGCATATTCAGTCATCCAGTCTGTAAGCGGACGTTATGCGGAAATTCCGGCGATTTCCGATGCAGTGTATATGCAAGTGCGTTAG